One region of Faecalibacter bovis genomic DNA includes:
- a CDS encoding anthranilate synthase component II — MKILVLDNYDSFTYNIVHALRKFTDTIDVFRNDEIALEDVEQYDKILLSPGPGIPDEANLLKPIIEKYAPTKSIFGICLGQQAIGEVFGGTLLNTQEVFHGVQSEIEVVHSDEILFQNMPSHLQVGRYHSWVVSNDNFPDTLEITAKGPKGEVMALRHKTYDVRGVQFHPESILTPEGEQMIENWLKA; from the coding sequence ATGAAAATTTTAGTTTTAGATAATTACGATTCGTTTACTTACAATATCGTTCACGCACTACGCAAATTCACGGATACTATTGATGTTTTTCGCAACGATGAAATTGCGTTGGAAGACGTCGAACAATACGATAAAATCTTACTTTCTCCAGGTCCTGGAATTCCAGACGAGGCGAATTTATTAAAACCAATTATTGAGAAATATGCGCCGACCAAATCCATTTTTGGAATTTGTTTAGGGCAACAAGCAATTGGTGAAGTTTTTGGAGGAACGTTATTGAATACACAAGAAGTTTTTCACGGCGTACAATCAGAAATTGAAGTCGTTCATTCGGACGAAATTTTATTTCAAAATATGCCGTCTCACTTACAAGTGGGTCGTTACCATTCTTGGGTGGTTTCGAATGATAACTTTCCTGATACTTTAGAAATTACAGCGAAAGGACCTAAAGGGGAAGTAATGGCTTTAAGACATAAAACGTATGATGTACGTGGTGTCCAATTTCATCCCGAATCAATATTAACACCCGAAGGAGAACAAATGATTGAAAACTGGTTAAAAGCTTAA
- a CDS encoding suppressor of fused domain protein — translation MNLEEYRSQFKKDQAVGALSIENRLKEVYGDLEPRFYSPQVMSFQGGEDPIDGVAVFDNDGYRHLISYGMSHLYYNEEAVGEEFSKWGMEFTFRVKPFDADGDEDPFWVIQLMNNLARFVHETKVWFDEYQFLPLGGPIRSECDTDIVGLAFVKDVDLDEIETPHGKVLFMQMVGLNSEQLKRLEENSTKEEVMSVLNEIKAVNPKYICQL, via the coding sequence ATGAATTTAGAAGAATACAGAAGTCAATTCAAAAAAGATCAAGCTGTTGGTGCTTTATCGATAGAAAATAGATTAAAAGAGGTTTACGGAGATTTAGAGCCTCGTTTTTATTCTCCACAAGTGATGTCTTTCCAAGGTGGCGAAGATCCAATTGATGGTGTTGCTGTTTTTGATAATGATGGATATCGTCATTTAATTTCTTACGGAATGTCTCATTTATACTATAATGAAGAAGCTGTTGGTGAAGAATTTAGTAAATGGGGAATGGAATTTACATTTCGAGTTAAGCCGTTTGATGCTGACGGAGATGAAGATCCTTTCTGGGTGATACAATTAATGAATAATTTGGCTCGTTTTGTTCACGAAACAAAAGTTTGGTTTGATGAATATCAATTTCTACCGCTAGGAGGACCAATCCGTTCTGAATGTGATACAGATATTGTAGGATTAGCATTTGTAAAAGATGTTGATTTAGATGAAATTGAAACTCCGCACGGTAAAGTTCTTTTCATGCAAATGGTTGGATTAAATTCTGAACAATTGAAAAGGCTTGAAGAAAATTCTACAAAAGAAGAAGTTATGTCAGTTTTAAATGAGATTAAAGCTGTCAATCCAAAATATATTTGTCAGTTATAA
- the trpC gene encoding indole-3-glycerol phosphate synthase TrpC, with product MKNILDQIVEQKRIEVQQKQQIQSIEDLKQSIHFLNPVRSAKASVLDATKTGIIAEFKRKSPSKGFINENANVKEVVAGYEQFGASVVSVLTDENFFGGSLEDLQQAKEVLSIPVLRKDFIIDVYQVYETKAIGADLMLLIAECLTKDEVHDLAKLAKEIGLEVLLEIHSEDQLEKVNEYIDLIGINNRNLKTFVVDTEKSKQILQQLPEDLIKVAESGITDPEVVKDLKEAGFQSFLIGENFMKNENPGKAFQEFVNQL from the coding sequence ATGAAAAATATATTAGACCAAATCGTTGAACAAAAACGAATCGAAGTTCAACAAAAACAACAAATTCAATCCATTGAGGATTTAAAACAAAGTATTCACTTTTTAAATCCGGTTCGTTCCGCGAAAGCTTCAGTTTTAGATGCAACTAAAACGGGAATTATTGCAGAATTTAAACGTAAATCGCCATCGAAAGGATTTATCAACGAAAATGCTAACGTAAAAGAAGTCGTTGCAGGTTATGAACAATTTGGTGCTTCTGTGGTTTCGGTTTTAACGGATGAAAATTTCTTTGGCGGAAGCCTTGAAGATTTACAGCAAGCGAAGGAAGTTTTATCGATTCCTGTGCTTCGCAAGGATTTTATTATCGATGTATACCAAGTGTATGAAACGAAAGCAATTGGAGCCGATTTGATGTTATTGATTGCCGAATGTTTAACGAAAGACGAAGTACACGATTTAGCCAAATTGGCGAAAGAAATCGGATTAGAAGTTTTGTTGGAAATTCATTCGGAAGACCAATTAGAAAAAGTAAATGAATACATCGATTTAATCGGAATCAATAACAGAAATTTAAAAACATTTGTTGTGGATACGGAAAAATCGAAACAGATATTACAACAACTACCGGAGGATTTGATTAAAGTCGCGGAAAGCGGAATTACTGATCCAGAAGTAGTCAAAGATTTAAAAGAAGCTGGATTTCAATCATTTTTAATCGGTGAAAACTTTATGAAAAATGAAAATCCTGGGAAAGCCTTTCAAGAATTTGTCAATCAATTGTAA
- the trxA gene encoding thioredoxin produces the protein MNFFNNLFSKRKETEHNIKEQKTMTFEEVIASDKPVLIDFFATWCGPCQMMGPILQQVKQELGDGVTILKVDVDKYQNLASRYQVQGVPTFAIFKKGELLWKQSGAKPKEQLVQILNQYID, from the coding sequence ATGAATTTCTTTAATAACCTATTTTCTAAAAGAAAAGAAACTGAACACAATATAAAAGAACAAAAAACTATGACGTTTGAAGAGGTAATCGCATCGGATAAGCCGGTTTTAATAGATTTTTTTGCAACATGGTGTGGACCATGTCAAATGATGGGTCCGATTTTGCAACAGGTTAAACAAGAGCTTGGTGATGGAGTTACAATATTAAAAGTTGATGTTGATAAATATCAAAATTTAGCATCAAGATATCAAGTGCAAGGTGTTCCTACATTTGCTATTTTTAAGAAAGGAGAGTTACTTTGGAAACAAAGTGGAGCAAAGCCTAAAGAACAATTAGTGCAAATTTTAAATCAATATATAGATTAG
- a CDS encoding amino acid permease, protein MSQKENTENKELQRGLTNRHIQLIALGGAIGTGLFLGIGPAAVLAGPSVILGYAIAGIIAFFIMRQLGEMVVNEPVSGSFSHFAYKYWGPFAGFASGWNYWILYVLVSMAELTAIGIYVQFWWPEIPLWASSLFFFLVINALNLGSVKMFGEAEFWFSIIKVIAIIAMIIFGSYLLLSGTGGEQASIQNLWNNGGFLPKGWFSGDSASGFSGLLAAMALIMFSFGGLELIGITAAEAKNPEKTIPQATNQVIYRILIFYVGALVILFSLSPWETITVESSPFVTVFDNLKSLNVNLFGQDVQFSRIIANALNLIVLTAALSVYNSSVYSNSRMLYGLAEQGNAPKFLMKLNKNSVPVMAIVVSSIFAAICIIINKVIPESAFEILMSLVVSTLVINWIMISYTHLKYRQQKKIENVKTLFPSFLYPISNYICLVFLFSILIIMYFTGMETSVILIPIWLVFLYVSYNLVKRFKK, encoded by the coding sequence GTGAGTCAGAAAGAAAATACTGAGAATAAGGAACTTCAGCGCGGACTTACCAACAGACACATCCAATTAATTGCTTTGGGTGGAGCTATTGGAACCGGCTTATTCCTTGGAATTGGTCCAGCAGCAGTTTTAGCAGGACCTTCTGTTATTTTAGGATATGCAATCGCAGGAATTATTGCATTTTTTATTATGCGTCAATTAGGTGAGATGGTCGTAAACGAACCAGTATCGGGAAGTTTTAGTCATTTTGCATATAAGTATTGGGGACCTTTTGCAGGGTTCGCGTCTGGCTGGAATTATTGGATTTTGTATGTATTGGTAAGTATGGCCGAATTAACTGCAATCGGTATATATGTACAATTTTGGTGGCCTGAAATACCACTTTGGGCATCAAGTTTATTTTTCTTTTTAGTAATTAATGCACTGAATTTAGGTTCTGTAAAAATGTTTGGAGAAGCTGAATTTTGGTTCTCTATTATTAAAGTAATTGCAATTATCGCTATGATTATTTTCGGTAGTTACTTATTATTAAGTGGAACCGGAGGCGAACAAGCAAGCATTCAGAATTTATGGAATAACGGTGGATTTTTACCAAAAGGCTGGTTTTCTGGTGACAGTGCTAGCGGTTTTAGTGGTTTATTAGCTGCTATGGCTTTAATTATGTTCTCTTTCGGAGGATTAGAATTAATTGGTATTACAGCTGCTGAGGCGAAAAATCCAGAAAAAACTATTCCACAAGCTACTAATCAAGTAATTTATAGAATTTTAATCTTTTATGTTGGTGCGTTAGTGATTTTATTTTCGTTATCGCCATGGGAAACAATAACGGTAGAAAGTAGTCCTTTTGTAACTGTTTTTGATAATTTAAAAAGCTTAAATGTAAATCTATTCGGACAAGATGTTCAATTTTCTAGAATCATTGCTAATGCGTTAAATTTAATTGTTTTAACGGCAGCATTATCAGTTTACAACAGCTCGGTTTATAGTAATTCTAGAATGCTATACGGGTTAGCTGAACAAGGAAATGCACCTAAGTTTTTAATGAAATTAAACAAAAACAGTGTACCTGTTATGGCAATAGTAGTATCATCTATATTTGCTGCAATATGTATTATAATTAACAAAGTTATTCCAGAATCTGCTTTTGAGATACTTATGTCTTTAGTGGTTTCTACGTTAGTTATAAATTGGATAATGATTTCTTATACGCATTTAAAATATCGTCAACAGAAGAAAATTGAAAATGTAAAAACTTTATTTCCTTCTTTCTTATACCCTATTAGTAATTATATCTGTTTAGTATTTCTATTCAGTATATTAATAATAATGTATTTTACAGGAATGGAAACGTCTGTAATTTTAATACCAATTTGGTTAGTATTCCTATATGTTTCCTACAATTTAGTTAAGAGATTTAAAAAATAA
- a CDS encoding helix-turn-helix domain-containing protein — protein MNLLHFEGAVESILYIFHSTDLHSVLNTVLISIILVYGIYSYYKNKDRAKHSNTQNVQANLKFIHSDINSSTSKSIGISDVKKQDLIKKLIEFENSTIFLEKNISLAKVSSHLDTNTKYLSHVIKAHSDRDFNNYINLLRIQYVVNKLNDDPKFLNFKISAIADEAGFSSHSKFAHFFKLNLGESPSTYISKIKKRKSFQIDKIKF, from the coding sequence ATGAACCTGTTGCATTTTGAAGGTGCAGTGGAAAGTATTCTTTATATTTTTCACAGTACTGACTTGCATAGTGTGCTTAACACTGTCTTGATATCAATTATCCTTGTCTATGGCATTTATTCTTATTATAAAAATAAGGATAGAGCAAAACATTCAAACACTCAGAATGTTCAAGCTAATCTAAAATTTATTCACTCTGATATAAATTCTTCAACTTCCAAATCTATTGGTATATCAGATGTAAAAAAGCAAGATTTAATTAAAAAGCTTATTGAATTTGAAAATTCTACAATTTTTCTAGAAAAAAACATTTCATTAGCTAAAGTTTCAAGTCATTTAGATACAAATACAAAATATCTATCACATGTGATAAAAGCACATAGTGATCGTGATTTTAATAACTACATCAATTTACTACGAATCCAATACGTAGTAAATAAACTAAATGATGATCCTAAATTTTTAAATTTTAAAATTAGTGCAATTGCTGATGAAGCTGGTTTTTCATCACACAGTAAATTCGCTCATTTTTTTAAATTAAATCTAGGAGAGTCACCATCTACTTACATTTCTAAAATTAAAAAACGAAAATCTTTTCAAATCGATAAGATTAAATTTTAG
- the trpD gene encoding anthranilate phosphoribosyltransferase — translation MKKLLNQLFENYTLNEEEAYQIMVDISESKYSDIELASFLTVFNMRNITLEELKGYRRALLDLCLKVNLPKNALDIVGTGGDGKDTFNISTLSAFVIAGTGEKVIKQGNYGASSVSGSSNMLEQFGYQFSSDEAKLNQEYEEIGLTFLHAPLFHPALKKVANLRRELGVKTFFNLMGPLVNPVQPDFQNLGTFDVKTARLYHYVMQNSGKSYAISTALAGYDEISLTSPTKVYTNQGEFLYQSEDFGLETIQADQIAGGKTVEENAKIFISVLQNESTKAQKEVVLANSALGLKTIHLTKDLKECVAIANESLASGKAFEIFQKLTNR, via the coding sequence ATGAAAAAGTTATTGAATCAATTATTTGAAAACTATACGTTAAACGAAGAAGAAGCCTACCAAATTATGGTGGATATTTCTGAATCCAAGTATTCGGATATCGAATTGGCTTCATTTTTAACGGTTTTCAATATGCGTAATATTACGTTAGAAGAATTAAAAGGTTATCGTAGAGCTTTATTGGATTTATGTTTAAAGGTTAATCTTCCGAAAAACGCTTTAGATATTGTTGGAACCGGTGGAGATGGAAAAGACACATTTAATATTTCAACTTTAAGTGCTTTTGTGATTGCCGGAACAGGCGAAAAAGTGATTAAACAAGGTAATTATGGTGCTTCGTCAGTCAGTGGTTCATCGAATATGTTGGAACAATTTGGGTATCAATTTTCTTCGGATGAAGCGAAATTAAACCAAGAATATGAAGAAATTGGATTAACCTTTTTACACGCACCTTTATTCCATCCCGCATTGAAAAAAGTTGCGAATTTAAGACGTGAATTAGGTGTAAAAACGTTCTTTAATTTAATGGGACCTTTAGTGAATCCGGTACAACCCGATTTTCAGAATTTGGGAACATTTGATGTTAAAACGGCTCGTTTGTATCATTATGTGATGCAAAATTCGGGTAAAAGTTATGCGATTTCAACTGCCTTAGCAGGATATGATGAAATCTCATTAACGTCACCAACGAAAGTATATACGAATCAAGGTGAATTCTTGTACCAAAGTGAGGATTTTGGATTAGAAACGATTCAAGCCGACCAAATTGCAGGAGGAAAAACGGTAGAAGAAAACGCAAAAATTTTCATCTCCGTTTTACAGAACGAAAGCACCAAAGCGCAAAAAGAAGTCGTTTTAGCCAATTCAGCTTTAGGATTAAAAACAATTCATCTAACCAAAGATTTAAAAGAATGTGTAGCGATTGCAAACGAAAGTTTAGCCTCAGGAAAAGCATTCGAAATCTTTCAAAAACTAACCAACCGATGA
- the trpB gene encoding tryptophan synthase subunit beta, with the protein MKYSVDENGFYGDFGGAFIPELLHHNCQELKDAFDKYFYTEEFQSEFRGLLKDYVGRPSPLYYAPKLSERYGANILLKREDLNHTGAHKVNNTIGQALLAKRMGKTKILAETGAGQHGVATATICALLGLECTVFMGEIDIARQAPNVARMQMLGATVVAATSGSKTLKDATNEAIRYWINNPETYYLIGSVVGPHPYPAIVAEFQAIISEEIRKQLLEKYGKETPDYVIACVGGGSNAAGAFYHFLDDEEVKLIAVEAAGLGVDSGETAATMQKGTEGIIHGSKTMLMQDEDGQIVEPYSISAGLDYPGVGPLHAHLFKTGRGTFLNATDEEALQAAFLLTREEGIIPALESSHALAVLEKIDFKPQDIVVLNLSGRGDKDLETYMKFSEKY; encoded by the coding sequence ATGAAATATTCAGTAGACGAGAACGGATTTTATGGTGATTTTGGAGGAGCATTTATCCCTGAATTATTACATCACAATTGTCAAGAATTAAAAGATGCATTCGATAAATACTTTTATACAGAAGAATTCCAAAGTGAATTTCGTGGTTTATTAAAAGATTACGTTGGTCGACCAAGTCCATTATATTATGCACCAAAATTATCGGAACGTTACGGTGCAAACATTTTATTAAAACGTGAGGATTTAAACCATACTGGAGCACACAAAGTAAACAATACCATTGGACAAGCTTTGCTGGCGAAACGAATGGGTAAAACAAAGATTTTAGCGGAAACAGGAGCTGGACAACACGGTGTAGCTACAGCAACAATCTGTGCCTTATTAGGTTTAGAATGTACTGTTTTTATGGGCGAAATTGATATTGCGCGTCAAGCACCGAATGTAGCTCGTATGCAAATGTTAGGAGCAACTGTAGTCGCAGCAACTTCTGGAAGTAAAACTTTAAAAGATGCAACAAACGAAGCGATTCGTTACTGGATTAATAATCCTGAAACCTATTATTTAATAGGTTCTGTCGTTGGACCTCATCCTTATCCTGCGATTGTTGCCGAATTCCAAGCGATTATTTCGGAAGAGATTCGTAAACAATTATTAGAGAAATACGGGAAAGAAACGCCGGATTATGTGATTGCTTGTGTCGGTGGAGGAAGTAATGCAGCTGGCGCATTTTATCACTTTTTAGATGATGAAGAAGTGAAATTAATTGCGGTTGAAGCGGCTGGATTAGGAGTTGATTCTGGAGAAACTGCTGCAACCATGCAAAAAGGTACCGAAGGAATTATCCACGGTAGTAAAACCATGTTAATGCAGGATGAAGATGGACAAATTGTTGAGCCTTATTCGATCTCTGCAGGATTAGATTATCCTGGAGTCGGACCTTTACATGCGCATTTATTCAAAACTGGACGTGGAACGTTTTTAAACGCTACAGATGAAGAAGCATTGCAAGCTGCATTTTTATTAACAAGAGAAGAAGGAATCATTCCAGCCTTAGAATCTTCACACGCTTTAGCTGTATTAGAAAAAATCGATTTTAAACCGCAAGACATTGTGGTTCTGAACCTTTCAGGCCGTGGAGATAAAGATTTAGAAACGTATATGAAATTTTCTGAAAAATATTAA
- a CDS encoding anthranilate synthase component I family protein — MNLTFKTQSEKRLGDLRTPVQMYLKLRDIFPNALLLESSDYHSKSDANSFICLNPIATIEVNKGIVTESYSNGETKNYPLLGQESAEVIKNFATQFKIETEENLIVNGLFGYIGWDAIPYFETVKFKNEGNEATIPEVRYSFYQNIIVFNHFHNEIQYLEFQNNETDSRFDEIKDIIRNKTFVEYPFQIESEIESNLTDEEFKNIVSQCKQSCFRGDVFQIVPSRQFKQKFSGDEFNVYRVLRSINPSPYLFYFDYGNYKILGSSPEAQLIVRDNQAQIHPIAGTVRRTGSPELDKELTDQLIKDPKENEEHVMLVDLARNDLSRNSKAVTVESYKEIQVFSHVIHMVSKVIADIEPSINTMKVFADSFPAGTLSGAPKFKAMELLDQYENQNRGIYGGAIGYLGFNGDINMAIAIRTFVSKQNTLYFQAGAGVVSKSIEENELQEVNHKLGALRKAIQLAENI, encoded by the coding sequence ATGAATTTAACATTCAAAACACAATCTGAAAAACGCTTAGGAGATTTAAGAACTCCAGTACAGATGTACTTAAAATTGCGTGACATCTTTCCAAATGCATTGCTTTTAGAAAGTTCAGATTATCATTCGAAATCAGATGCTAACTCTTTTATTTGCTTAAATCCAATTGCGACAATTGAGGTAAATAAAGGAATTGTAACCGAATCTTATTCGAATGGTGAAACAAAAAATTATCCGTTACTAGGACAAGAATCAGCAGAAGTGATTAAGAATTTTGCTACCCAATTCAAAATTGAAACAGAAGAAAATTTAATCGTAAATGGTTTATTTGGATACATTGGTTGGGATGCCATTCCGTATTTCGAAACGGTAAAATTTAAGAATGAAGGTAATGAAGCAACGATTCCAGAAGTTCGTTATTCTTTCTATCAAAACATCATTGTTTTCAATCATTTCCACAACGAAATTCAGTATTTAGAATTCCAAAATAATGAAACTGATTCTCGTTTTGATGAAATTAAAGATATTATTCGAAACAAAACTTTTGTGGAATATCCATTCCAAATCGAAAGTGAAATCGAATCCAACTTGACCGATGAAGAATTTAAAAATATCGTGAGCCAATGCAAACAATCGTGTTTCAGAGGAGATGTTTTTCAAATTGTTCCGTCAAGACAGTTCAAGCAAAAGTTCTCGGGTGACGAGTTCAATGTTTATCGTGTATTACGTTCCATCAATCCCTCTCCCTACCTATTTTATTTCGATTATGGAAATTATAAGATTCTTGGATCTTCACCTGAAGCCCAATTGATTGTTCGCGATAATCAAGCACAAATTCACCCGATTGCTGGAACTGTTCGTCGTACTGGTTCGCCAGAATTAGACAAGGAATTAACGGATCAATTGATTAAGGATCCAAAAGAAAATGAAGAACACGTGATGTTAGTTGATTTGGCTCGAAATGATTTAAGTCGAAATTCGAAAGCGGTTACTGTAGAATCTTACAAAGAAATTCAAGTTTTTTCTCATGTGATTCATATGGTTTCTAAAGTCATTGCCGATATCGAACCATCAATTAATACCATGAAAGTTTTCGCCGATTCTTTTCCAGCAGGCACATTATCGGGCGCTCCAAAATTTAAAGCGATGGAATTATTGGATCAATACGAAAATCAAAACCGTGGAATTTACGGTGGAGCCATTGGGTATTTAGGATTTAATGGCGACATTAATATGGCGATTGCGATCCGAACATTCGTCAGTAAACAGAATACATTATATTTCCAAGCGGGTGCTGGAGTCGTTTCTAAATCCATTGAAGAAAACGAGTTACAAGAAGTTAATCACAAATTAGGCGCTTTACGCAAAGCCATTCAATTAGCAGAAAACATTTAA
- a CDS encoding phosphoribosylanthranilate isomerase: MKRFQVKVCGNNSVENFKALTEIEPDYVGFIFYPKSPRFVKDETIFDIFPNAERVGVFVNETIETIIQKVQQFELDVVQLHGDETPAYCQELIEAKHQQLLTSEQFLDFKIWKAIGVNEDTDFEQLRGYQQVVDSFVFDTKSKQYGGTGQKFDWQILKTYQLSTPFLLSGGIQLEDALVLKNFQHSQCIGFDINSGFEIEPGIKNIEKVKQFIDTIDGRIEQN, encoded by the coding sequence ATGAAAAGATTTCAAGTTAAAGTATGTGGTAATAATTCGGTTGAGAATTTTAAAGCCTTAACCGAAATCGAACCCGATTATGTTGGATTTATCTTTTATCCAAAATCTCCACGATTTGTAAAAGATGAAACCATTTTCGACATTTTTCCTAATGCTGAACGTGTAGGGGTTTTTGTGAATGAAACCATTGAAACTATTATACAAAAAGTTCAACAATTTGAATTGGATGTGGTGCAATTACACGGAGATGAAACACCAGCATATTGTCAAGAATTAATTGAAGCCAAACATCAACAATTATTAACTTCTGAACAGTTTTTAGATTTTAAAATTTGGAAAGCTATCGGTGTTAATGAAGATACAGATTTTGAACAATTAAGAGGTTATCAACAAGTTGTTGATAGTTTTGTATTCGACACCAAATCAAAGCAATATGGCGGTACAGGACAGAAATTTGATTGGCAAATATTGAAAACCTATCAGTTATCAACACCCTTTTTATTAAGTGGTGGAATTCAATTAGAAGATGCCTTGGTTTTGAAAAATTTCCAACATTCCCAATGCATCGGTTTTGATATCAACAGTGGTTTTGAAATTGAACCCGGAATCAAAAACATCGAAAAAGTAAAACAATTTATCGACACGATTGATGGTCGAATTGAACAAAATTAA
- a CDS encoding ketopantoate reductase family protein, translated as MSINSVYFLGLGALGAKYAASFYEYKPEIVKVIVNQKRKVRYKNEKIYVNEKEYDFDYITPEDKYNIPDYIFLVVKSSHLDQAIEDLKPFVGENTKIISLMNGISSESILAEHFGWHRVLNAVAYMDAIKIGNKVAYGSIGKIVFGHVNNEFQEELTELHQFMLDANIPNELSQEIQKAQWAKYLINVVANQLSFILEFQYKEFVSNESVLKLMDMVADEVISVGNALGIEIGEEEIKRMKSTLTKVDGEAKTSMLQDREAKRNSEVDEFSGEIIKLGKEVGVKTPCNELIYNMVKAIEKTY; from the coding sequence ATGTCTATTAATTCGGTATATTTTTTAGGTTTGGGAGCATTAGGAGCAAAATATGCTGCTAGCTTTTATGAATACAAACCAGAAATTGTAAAAGTTATTGTAAATCAAAAAAGAAAAGTTCGTTATAAAAATGAAAAAATTTATGTTAACGAGAAAGAATATGATTTTGATTATATAACACCTGAGGATAAATATAATATTCCTGATTATATTTTTTTAGTTGTAAAAAGTTCACATTTAGATCAAGCAATTGAAGATTTGAAGCCTTTTGTTGGTGAAAATACTAAGATTATCAGTTTGATGAATGGAATTTCTTCTGAAAGTATTTTGGCTGAACATTTTGGTTGGCATCGTGTTTTAAATGCAGTTGCCTACATGGATGCAATTAAAATTGGAAATAAAGTCGCTTATGGTAGCATTGGTAAAATTGTTTTTGGACATGTTAATAATGAATTCCAAGAAGAGTTGACAGAATTGCATCAATTTATGCTTGACGCAAATATTCCGAACGAATTATCACAGGAAATTCAGAAAGCACAATGGGCAAAATATTTAATTAATGTTGTAGCAAATCAATTAAGTTTCATATTAGAATTTCAGTATAAAGAATTCGTGTCAAACGAGTCTGTCTTAAAATTAATGGATATGGTAGCTGACGAAGTTATTTCGGTTGGTAATGCTTTAGGAATTGAAATTGGAGAGGAGGAAATAAAACGAATGAAATCGACTTTAACAAAAGTTGATGGCGAGGCTAAAACATCAATGCTACAAGATCGTGAAGCAAAAAGAAATTCTGAAGTTGATGAATTTTCTGGTGAAATTATAAAACTTGGAAAAGAAGTTGGAGTGAAAACACCATGTAACGAATTAATATATAATATGGTAAAAGCCATTGAAAAGACCTATTAG